A genomic region of Planococcus kocurii contains the following coding sequences:
- a CDS encoding NCS2 family permease, giving the protein MFHIKENNTTIKTEVTAGMTTFLTMAYIVIVNPVILGAAGVPFDQVFLATIIAAAIGTLWMALAANYPIAIAPGMGLNAYFTSMVLGSNGAIDYVTAFAAVFVAGLIFILLSLTSLRKVLIQAIPENLKHAITAGIGLFVAFIGMRLSGLIVANEANLVGLGDLTSPPVALTLLGLLITVIFMSLNISGGIFYGMIVTGIVAFFTGQLKFETGFIKLPSLPEGILIWNPLEALQLVIEYGLYGVVFSFLLVTLFDTTGTMIGVAKQAGLLKDNKMPRMRQALLADSFAATAGAMVGTSPTTAYVESTAGVAAGGRTGLTSLTVAVLFILAAFFGPLVGSLSSVAAITAPALIIVGSLMIGAVKQIEWEKFDEAFPAFLIVLAMPLTSSIATGIAFGFISYPLMKIFKGKGKSVHPILYVFAILFTIQLLIAPH; this is encoded by the coding sequence ATGTTTCATATAAAAGAAAACAATACGACGATAAAGACTGAAGTGACTGCTGGAATGACGACTTTCCTAACCATGGCCTATATCGTCATTGTCAATCCAGTCATCTTAGGTGCTGCAGGTGTGCCGTTTGATCAAGTATTTTTAGCTACGATTATCGCCGCCGCCATCGGAACTTTATGGATGGCCTTAGCCGCTAATTACCCCATTGCCATTGCACCCGGCATGGGATTGAATGCTTATTTCACTTCTATGGTACTCGGATCAAATGGGGCCATCGATTACGTAACTGCCTTTGCAGCTGTATTTGTAGCGGGTCTTATTTTTATTTTATTGTCATTGACTTCTTTGAGAAAAGTGCTGATTCAAGCTATTCCTGAAAACTTAAAGCATGCTATTACTGCTGGAATCGGTTTGTTTGTCGCGTTTATCGGTATGAGACTGAGCGGCTTGATTGTTGCAAACGAGGCGAATTTGGTCGGCTTAGGTGATTTAACGTCTCCTCCTGTCGCCTTAACGTTGCTCGGCTTACTAATTACTGTCATCTTTATGTCATTAAATATTAGTGGTGGTATTTTTTACGGTATGATTGTCACAGGAATCGTTGCCTTTTTCACTGGTCAATTAAAATTTGAAACAGGATTTATAAAATTACCGTCATTGCCCGAAGGGATTCTGATTTGGAATCCGTTAGAAGCTCTTCAATTGGTCATTGAATATGGTCTTTATGGCGTTGTCTTTTCTTTCTTACTCGTGACGTTGTTTGATACGACTGGCACAATGATTGGTGTCGCCAAACAAGCTGGCTTACTAAAAGACAATAAAATGCCTAGAATGCGCCAAGCGTTGCTAGCAGATTCGTTCGCAGCTACTGCCGGTGCTATGGTTGGAACCAGTCCAACTACCGCGTATGTTGAATCTACGGCAGGTGTTGCAGCGGGTGGTCGCACCGGTCTTACAAGTTTAACAGTTGCCGTTCTTTTCATACTCGCAGCGTTTTTTGGACCGTTAGTCGGCTCTTTATCAAGTGTTGCTGCCATTACAGCTCCTGCATTAATTATCGTTGGCAGTTTAATGATTGGTGCAGTCAAACAAATTGAGTGGGAAAAATTCGATGAAGCTTTCCCTGCCTTTTTGATTGTACTCGCTATGCCGTTAACATCGAGTATTGCAACGGGGATTGCTTTTGGGTTTATTTCTTATCCGTTAATGAAAATCTTCAAAGGCAAAGGCAAGTCGGTTCATCCAATTCTTTACGTCTTTGCGATTTTGTTCACGATTCAACTATTAATCGCACCTCATTGA
- a CDS encoding disulfide oxidoreductase, with translation MTKRQENVLLSMWVVALIATAGSLYFSEIRDFAPCELCWIQRIFMYPLVIVIGVAYVQKNVRIAATALVFSIIGGGISLYHYGLQKLDFLADSAPSCGLVPCNGEYINLLGFITIPFLALTAFILIAGMSIYLLKSLKEEK, from the coding sequence ATGACGAAACGCCAAGAGAATGTTTTGCTTTCCATGTGGGTTGTAGCCCTTATCGCCACGGCCGGTTCGCTTTATTTTTCTGAAATTCGTGACTTTGCTCCGTGTGAACTATGCTGGATTCAACGTATCTTTATGTATCCGCTTGTTATTGTCATCGGAGTTGCTTACGTACAGAAAAATGTTCGAATTGCAGCTACTGCGCTTGTGTTCTCCATTATAGGAGGAGGAATTTCTCTTTATCATTACGGTTTACAGAAGCTCGATTTTCTGGCAGATTCTGCACCATCTTGTGGACTTGTTCCATGTAACGGTGAGTATATCAATCTCCTCGGATTTATCACCATTCCCTTTTTAGCGCTTACTGCATTTATTCTAATTGCTGGAATGAGTATCTATTTATTAAAGTCCCTTAAGGAGGAAAAGTAA
- the trmL gene encoding tRNA (uridine(34)/cytosine(34)/5-carboxymethylaminomethyluridine(34)-2'-O)-methyltransferase TrmL has protein sequence MAIHIVLYQPLIPANTGNIARSCAGTGVKLHLIRPLGFSTDDKMLKRAGLDYWEHVDIYYYDGLQELFDSYQDGVFYYITKFGAKPHTSYDFSDRGKDHFFVFGQETKGLPKELIEQNPDHCLRIPMNDHIRSLNLSNTAAILMYEALRQQDYPGLE, from the coding sequence TTGGCTATTCATATTGTGTTGTACCAACCGCTGATTCCAGCAAATACAGGGAATATCGCGCGTTCATGCGCCGGGACAGGAGTTAAGTTGCATTTAATCCGGCCGCTCGGTTTCTCGACAGACGATAAAATGCTTAAACGCGCCGGGCTGGACTACTGGGAACATGTCGATATTTATTATTATGACGGGTTGCAGGAGTTGTTTGACAGTTACCAAGACGGGGTGTTCTACTATATTACGAAGTTCGGCGCAAAGCCGCATACTTCATACGATTTTTCCGATAGAGGAAAAGATCATTTCTTCGTTTTTGGACAAGAAACTAAAGGATTGCCGAAAGAACTGATCGAGCAAAACCCAGATCATTGCTTGCGAATTCCAATGAACGATCATATTCGTTCACTTAATTTGTCGAATACGGCAGCGATACTCATGTACGAAGCGTTACGTCAACAAGATTATCCAGGCTTAGAATAA
- a CDS encoding carbon-nitrogen hydrolase family protein, whose product MSEQFDLSHFEKSMIIREMTYADIDAILAMQRLCFPGMDPWKEEQLRSHLGVFPQGQLIAELDGTVIGSCSSLLINFDEYDDRHTWDDVTDAGYITNHNPDGYNMYGIEVMVHPEYRRMKVGQRLYEARKELARELNLKSIIIGGRIPNYHKHADEMSPREYVDSVSRHKIYDPVLTFQLMNNFQLMRINPNYLQDDVASGKYATLMEWNNVDYKPVSKRHFKTSLPVRICVVQYLMRAIESFDDLANQVEYFVDVASDAHSDFVVFPEIFTTQLMSFLNEPSPSQAVRKLTEYTPQYIELFTDLAVRYNVNIIGGSHFVKEEDDEIYNIAYLFRRDGSIDKQYKIHITPNERKWWGISAGDSVRVFDTDCGKIAIQICYDIEFPELARIATDMGANIIFTPFCTEDRQGYLRVRYCAQARAVENQIYTVISGTVGNLPQTENMDIQYAQSGIFAPSDFEFARDGIVGETNANLEMVLIGDVDLEILRRQRQNGTVKQLKDRRHDVYRVEYKKD is encoded by the coding sequence GTGTCAGAACAATTTGATTTATCCCATTTTGAAAAAAGCATGATCATTCGCGAGATGACTTATGCAGATATAGATGCCATCCTGGCAATGCAGCGTCTATGCTTCCCGGGAATGGATCCTTGGAAAGAAGAACAGTTAAGAAGTCATTTGGGTGTTTTCCCACAAGGTCAGCTTATAGCTGAGTTAGATGGAACAGTCATTGGCTCCTGTTCAAGTTTATTAATCAACTTTGATGAATATGATGACCGTCATACGTGGGACGATGTAACCGACGCGGGATACATTACCAACCATAATCCAGATGGTTACAATATGTACGGCATTGAAGTGATGGTACACCCAGAATACCGCCGGATGAAAGTAGGCCAGCGTTTATATGAAGCCCGCAAAGAATTAGCCCGCGAATTAAATTTAAAATCGATTATCATCGGAGGACGTATTCCAAATTACCACAAACACGCGGATGAAATGTCACCACGTGAATATGTAGATTCGGTTTCACGTCATAAAATTTACGACCCGGTTTTGACGTTCCAATTGATGAACAACTTCCAATTAATGCGCATCAATCCGAACTACTTGCAAGACGACGTAGCTTCAGGTAAATACGCAACGTTGATGGAATGGAATAACGTCGATTACAAACCTGTTTCTAAACGTCATTTCAAAACAAGTTTGCCGGTCCGTATTTGTGTTGTCCAGTATTTGATGCGCGCCATCGAATCGTTTGATGATTTAGCGAACCAAGTAGAATATTTTGTAGATGTAGCGTCAGATGCCCATTCAGATTTTGTGGTATTCCCTGAAATCTTCACGACGCAGCTCATGTCGTTCTTAAATGAGCCATCGCCGAGCCAAGCAGTACGTAAGTTAACGGAATATACACCTCAATATATTGAATTGTTTACAGACCTTGCTGTTCGTTACAATGTCAACATTATCGGAGGATCGCATTTCGTTAAAGAAGAAGACGATGAAATTTACAATATTGCTTACTTGTTCCGCCGTGACGGATCGATCGACAAGCAATACAAAATCCATATCACACCAAACGAACGCAAATGGTGGGGAATTTCTGCAGGAGATTCGGTTCGTGTCTTCGATACGGATTGTGGGAAAATCGCTATCCAAATTTGCTACGATATTGAATTCCCAGAACTGGCGCGTATTGCGACAGATATGGGTGCCAATATTATTTTCACCCCGTTCTGTACAGAAGATCGCCAAGGCTACTTGCGCGTTCGTTATTGTGCACAAGCGCGTGCTGTAGAAAACCAAATCTACACGGTCATTTCCGGTACGGTCGGTAACTTGCCGCAAACCGAAAACATGGACATTCAATATGCACAATCGGGTATTTTTGCGCCATCCGATTTTGAGTTTGCACGTGACGGCATTGTCGGCGAAACCAATGCAAACCTTGAAATGGTGTTGATTGGAGATGTCGATTTGGAAATTTTACGTCGTCAACGTCAAAATGGAACAGTCAAGCAGTTAAAAGACCGTCGTCATGATGTCTACCGTGTAGAATACAAAAAAGACTGA
- a CDS encoding RluA family pseudouridine synthase, whose amino-acid sequence MTWSYEIKDEGMTVEELLRTEWGLGKKVVHQMRMAKSVKNDKFQEVVWKEPLPKGTVLQFDLPPADSPYEPKHDVELPVLFEDDHFIVARKPKGMATHPNEVGQTDTFINAILGHIIRNGGSYGEHVHRLDQGTSGLLMVAKHPVAKNVLDRMLEQKQLVRDYEAVVKGKVHNKSGTIDFAIGRDRHHPTRRMVSQTGQSAVTHYRVLKLMEGKSLLHLTLETGRTHQIRTHLSHIGHPIVGDTLYDGPPTQDGAYHLHAFRMSFIHPFTNEKVVVEDTAR is encoded by the coding sequence ATGACTTGGAGTTATGAAATCAAAGATGAAGGTATGACCGTAGAAGAATTACTAAGAACCGAATGGGGCCTTGGAAAAAAAGTCGTTCACCAAATGCGTATGGCCAAAAGCGTAAAAAATGACAAATTCCAAGAAGTAGTTTGGAAAGAACCCTTACCAAAAGGAACTGTCTTGCAATTTGACTTGCCTCCCGCAGACTCACCTTACGAACCAAAACACGATGTCGAGCTACCGGTACTTTTTGAAGACGATCATTTTATCGTGGCTCGTAAACCAAAAGGTATGGCGACTCACCCGAACGAAGTTGGCCAAACAGATACATTCATTAACGCCATTCTTGGTCACATTATTCGTAACGGCGGATCATACGGGGAGCATGTTCACCGCTTAGACCAAGGAACTTCCGGTTTGTTGATGGTTGCAAAACACCCTGTTGCAAAAAACGTGCTGGACCGTATGTTAGAACAAAAACAATTGGTTCGTGATTACGAAGCTGTCGTGAAAGGCAAAGTTCACAACAAATCCGGCACAATTGATTTCGCAATTGGTCGCGATCGCCATCACCCAACGCGTCGCATGGTTTCACAAACTGGTCAAAGTGCTGTTACTCATTACCGCGTGTTAAAATTAATGGAAGGCAAATCTTTGCTTCATTTAACACTTGAAACAGGTCGCACGCACCAAATCCGTACACACCTTTCTCATATCGGTCACCCGATTGTTGGAGATACATTATACGACGGACCACCAACACAAGACGGCGCTTATCACCTTCATGCTTTCCGCATGTCGTTTATCCACCCGTTTACAAATGAAAAAGTAGTGGTTGAAGATACTGCGAGATAA
- a CDS encoding phospho-sugar mutase — MSWKERMKRWLDNESLDEETRQSLTVLKDDEKLAEDAFYQDLVFGTGGMRGEIGPGTNRMNVYTVRKASQGIADYMKENGELAMARGMVIAYDSRRMSPEFAEEAARTFAANGIHTYLYSSSRTTPQLSFSVRYLNAFMGIVITASHNPPEYNGYKVYGEDGAQLNLEDADRVIDYVSRVEDELSIVNEGFDESLLIRIDEKLDEAYLTNALTVQEHSASPIQAVFTPLHGASGATVKRLLDRAGYDQITYVTEQMQPDGEFPTVTSPNPEEGSAFELAKEYGKKSGADLLIAIDPDGDRVGIAVWSGSQYELLSGNQTGAILIEYLLSQKQVKGTLPKNGRIFKTIVTSEFGRVVAESYGVSSEDVLTGFKFIGEKLKHNDEDPKFEFLFGYEESYGYLIRDFARDKDAVQSVLLLVEAAAFYKKQGKNLHDVLIELYNEFGWYRESLVSVTKKGIDGAREITALLEGLRKHPVQAIAGIPVVSIEDYETQNRISVNLGTNEKIELPQSNVLKYFLEDGSWVCVRPSGTEPKVKYYFGITAKTQQESDEKMELLKESFIEEVNSR, encoded by the coding sequence ATGTCATGGAAAGAACGCATGAAGCGTTGGTTAGACAATGAATCACTTGATGAAGAAACGCGCCAATCATTAACTGTCTTAAAAGACGATGAAAAATTAGCAGAAGATGCTTTTTATCAAGATCTGGTTTTTGGTACCGGAGGCATGCGCGGTGAAATTGGTCCAGGGACAAACCGCATGAACGTTTATACGGTCCGTAAAGCCTCTCAAGGAATCGCGGATTACATGAAGGAAAATGGTGAACTTGCTATGGCACGGGGGATGGTCATTGCATATGACAGCCGCCGCATGTCACCTGAATTTGCAGAAGAAGCAGCACGTACATTTGCAGCAAACGGTATTCATACGTATTTGTACAGTAGCTCTAGAACGACACCTCAGTTATCGTTTAGTGTTCGGTACTTGAATGCATTTATGGGAATTGTTATTACGGCGAGTCACAATCCACCGGAATACAATGGCTATAAAGTGTACGGAGAAGATGGTGCTCAATTAAATCTAGAAGATGCCGACCGTGTCATTGACTATGTTAGCCGTGTAGAAGATGAGCTATCTATCGTCAACGAAGGATTTGACGAGTCATTACTAATCCGAATTGACGAAAAATTGGATGAAGCGTATCTTACCAATGCGTTAACTGTTCAAGAACATTCAGCGAGTCCGATCCAAGCCGTTTTTACGCCACTTCACGGAGCATCGGGTGCAACGGTTAAACGGTTATTAGATCGAGCAGGCTATGATCAAATTACTTACGTAACCGAACAGATGCAACCAGACGGTGAATTTCCAACTGTTACTTCTCCGAATCCAGAAGAAGGATCTGCATTTGAATTGGCAAAAGAATACGGCAAGAAATCCGGAGCTGATTTACTGATTGCCATCGATCCAGACGGAGACCGTGTTGGAATTGCCGTTTGGAGCGGTAGCCAGTATGAACTACTGAGCGGCAACCAAACCGGCGCTATTTTGATTGAGTATTTGCTGAGTCAAAAACAAGTAAAAGGCACGTTACCCAAAAACGGTCGTATTTTTAAAACCATTGTCACATCAGAATTTGGTCGCGTCGTAGCAGAATCATATGGTGTCAGTTCGGAAGATGTTTTAACTGGTTTTAAATTCATCGGTGAAAAATTAAAGCACAACGATGAGGATCCGAAATTCGAATTTTTATTCGGCTACGAAGAAAGTTATGGTTATTTAATTCGTGATTTTGCAAGAGACAAAGACGCTGTCCAGTCTGTTTTATTGCTCGTTGAAGCAGCTGCTTTTTATAAAAAACAAGGGAAGAATCTTCATGACGTGTTGATCGAATTGTATAATGAGTTTGGTTGGTACCGTGAATCACTCGTATCTGTTACGAAAAAAGGCATTGATGGGGCCCGTGAAATTACTGCATTGCTGGAAGGTTTGCGTAAACACCCAGTCCAGGCGATTGCCGGCATTCCTGTTGTTTCGATTGAAGATTATGAAACGCAAAACCGCATTTCTGTCAATTTAGGCACCAATGAAAAAATTGAACTGCCTCAATCTAATGTCTTGAAGTATTTCTTAGAAGATGGTTCGTGGGTATGTGTGCGTCCAAGCGGCACAGAACCGAAAGTGAAATATTATTTTGGCATCACCGCAAAAACACAGCAAGAAAGCGACGAAAAAATGGAATTGCTAAAAGAATCATTCATAGAAGAAGTAAATAGCCGCTAA
- a CDS encoding thioredoxin family protein, with amino-acid sequence MKKLLIIAGIVVIIFAGIIFLTNQANDEKLADNPYDTEDLEQATIDQLDDENYQNIVLPADLEKQIASGEPTTVYFYSPTCSYCQQTTPVLMPVAEDMSIDVLQYNLLEYDQGWQQYLIEATPTLIHFEEGKEVSRWVGAQPKENIEQFFTDVVKK; translated from the coding sequence ATGAAAAAGTTATTAATCATCGCAGGAATTGTTGTTATTATTTTTGCCGGAATCATCTTTTTAACGAATCAGGCAAATGATGAGAAATTGGCGGATAACCCATACGATACAGAGGATCTAGAGCAGGCAACTATTGATCAATTAGACGATGAAAATTATCAGAACATTGTCTTACCGGCTGATTTAGAAAAACAAATTGCTAGCGGAGAGCCAACTACGGTTTATTTTTACAGCCCAACCTGTAGCTACTGTCAGCAGACTACACCTGTTTTGATGCCGGTTGCTGAAGATATGAGTATAGACGTTTTGCAGTACAATCTGTTAGAATATGATCAAGGTTGGCAACAATACTTGATCGAAGCTACACCAACATTGATCCATTTCGAAGAGGGTAAAGAAGTTTCGCGTTGGGTCGGTGCACAACCAAAAGAGAATATTGAACAATTTTTCACTGATGTAGTTAAAAAATAA
- a CDS encoding aldo/keto reductase produces MELTINSTKQLHNGVEMPRFGLGVYKMTDKEAAVEAMITAIGAGYTAIDTATIYDNEAEVGEAVRNSGVKRENLFVTSKVWNTDQGYDETLRAFEASLKRLDFDYLDLYLTHWAIEGKYVDTYRAIQRLYDEKLVRSIGVSNHQEHHLEKIMATANTKPMINQIELHPQLTQVPLRNYCDANDIVVTSWSPLARGRLLEDPVLVEIAKQHNKSIAQVIIRWHLQNDLVIIPKSVTPSRIQENAQVFDFALTPEEMGIIDGLNQDWRSGTHPDDIKV; encoded by the coding sequence ATGGAGTTAACAATCAACTCAACAAAACAATTACATAATGGTGTAGAAATGCCCCGCTTCGGCCTCGGTGTCTACAAAATGACCGACAAAGAAGCAGCAGTAGAAGCGATGATTACGGCAATTGGAGCAGGCTATACAGCAATCGATACAGCGACCATTTACGACAACGAAGCAGAAGTAGGCGAAGCGGTACGGAATTCGGGTGTTAAACGCGAGAACTTGTTTGTCACTTCGAAAGTTTGGAACACGGACCAAGGCTATGATGAAACTTTGCGTGCATTTGAAGCATCGCTAAAACGTCTGGATTTTGATTATTTGGATCTGTATTTGACACATTGGGCGATTGAAGGGAAATACGTAGACACGTATCGTGCCATCCAACGTCTTTACGACGAAAAGCTCGTTCGTTCCATTGGTGTTTCAAATCACCAAGAGCATCATTTGGAGAAAATTATGGCTACGGCCAATACAAAACCAATGATCAATCAAATTGAATTGCATCCACAACTGACACAAGTGCCATTGCGAAACTATTGCGACGCAAATGACATTGTAGTAACATCGTGGTCGCCACTTGCAAGAGGTCGTTTGCTAGAGGATCCTGTGTTAGTGGAAATCGCAAAACAGCATAATAAATCAATTGCACAGGTCATTATCCGTTGGCATTTGCAGAATGATTTAGTCATTATTCCAAAGTCAGTAACACCCTCACGCATTCAAGAAAACGCGCAAGTATTTGATTTCGCGTTGACTCCAGAAGAAATGGGTATAATCGATGGGTTAAACCAAGATTGGCGTAGCGGAACACATCCAGATGACATTAAGGTTTAA